AGGCTTTACAGGAAACAATTATCACGGCCACGAGCTGGTTGTAAATTCAATAATAAATCAGTTTGTGGGAGATGTAACTCCAAAAGTTCAGAAAGGGCTTGTAAATGTTTTTTCAGTTGTGCCAAATCAAGATCCTTTCTGGAGAGGAGATCTGGAAGAAATCAAAAGAATTCTTACAGAAATTGGACTGGACGTAAACATTCTTTTTGGAAGTGAAAGCCGGGGAATTTTTGAATGGAAAAATATTCCTAATGCAGAGTTCAACATTCTTCTCTCTCCATGGTGCGGACTAAAAATAGTTGAACTTCTAAAGAAAAAATACGGAACTCCATACTTTCAGTTTCCATATCTTCCGGTTGGAGGAAAAGCAACGAGCCTCTTCCTAAAGAAGCTGGCTTCCTTTGCAAATCTGAATCTGGAAAAAGTAAATACAGTCATCAAAAAGGAAGAAGAACGCTTTTATCAATACATCGTTGGTCTTGCAGATTTTATGTCTGATTATAGAAGCAATCTTCCAAACGAACTGTATGTTGTAGCTGATTCCGAATATGCGCTGGGAGTTTCAAACTACCTGGTAAATGAACTGGGACTTCAGCCAAAGGGTATTTTTATAGATGATGATCCTCCTTCAGAAGAGATTAAAAATAAAATACTTGAGTACGCCGAAAACCTTGCTCCGGAAATTAAGAATGTAATTTACTTTGAAGCTGACGGTGGAAAGATTCATCAAAAGCTTAATGAACTTATTGGTAATTCAAAAAAGGCAATTATATTCGGAAGCTCCTGGGAAAAGCTTGTAACAGAAAAAAATAACAACATGCTGATTCATTTAAGCATGCCTATTATTAATGATGTAATTTTGAACAAGAGTTTTGCAGGCTATAGCGGAGGCTTAAAAATTACAGAAGAAATGTACTCAAGCATTTTCCATCGCGGAAATATTTCTAAAAACGTACAGACCTTATAAATCTGTATAATTGCATAAGGAAGGAAAGAAAGAATGACCTATAAAATTGCCATAGCAACTTCAGATAAAGAAAACATTAATTTACATTTTGGAAAAATAAAAACTCTTGCCATATTTGAAGTAAACGAAGATGACGGAAGATTTAAGCTTCTTGAAAACCGCCAGATTGATTTTTCTTCTATTCCAAAAGTAGAAAAAGCAGAAGGCGGCTGTTGCTGCGATTCCGGCTTTGTTACTGCTCTTGTTCAAATTGTAAAAGACTGTACCTATTTTCTGGTTGCAAAAATAGGAAACCGTCCTTTCCGACTGCTTCAAGAAAATAACATCAATTGTATTGAAGCACCTTATGCAATTGCAGAGGCAATTAATAAAGTAAACGCCTACTATGTCCTGCATAAAAAAAGAGAAGTCTTCGTCTATTAAATTTTGCCTTACAAAGAGTAGTTATAGATTTTTTCTATAACTACTATAAAAAAAATATATTTGCGAGAAGTGCCAAAAAATTATATAACCTAGTAAGATACTAGGTTATATAAGAGGTTATTAATGGCACATACAGATAAAATAAAATTTACAATCAAGTCACTTCTTTATAGAGTTTTTCCAATACTGGGAACTCTTGCTGCACTTGCCGTTCACAACTTTATTCCAAACAGCAGTCTGCACCCGGCAGCAAAAACTTCTTATTACAATATACTTTTGCTTATTCTTCTGGGGCTGGCTACTCTCTTTTTCATACTTTCGTTTTTCATAAAAAAAATTCGCGCTGGGCTCGAATTAAAAGGCCCATTCCTTTTTGGAACCGCGGGAC
The Treponema bryantii DNA segment above includes these coding regions:
- a CDS encoding nitrogenase component 1, whose protein sequence is MSKLIEQPRFSCALAAQTTVLAIPRALPIIHAGPGCASKTFRVLSEGCGNQGEGYGGGGQISSTNTGQKEVVFGGEDKLRVLTENALKVLDGDLFVLMSGCTSGIIGDDVVSVAGKFREKGHPVVGAETSGFTGNNYHGHELVVNSIINQFVGDVTPKVQKGLVNVFSVVPNQDPFWRGDLEEIKRILTEIGLDVNILFGSESRGIFEWKNIPNAEFNILLSPWCGLKIVELLKKKYGTPYFQFPYLPVGGKATSLFLKKLASFANLNLEKVNTVIKKEEERFYQYIVGLADFMSDYRSNLPNELYVVADSEYALGVSNYLVNELGLQPKGIFIDDDPPSEEIKNKILEYAENLAPEIKNVIYFEADGGKIHQKLNELIGNSKKAIIFGSSWEKLVTEKNNNMLIHLSMPIINDVILNKSFAGYSGGLKITEEMYSSIFHRGNISKNVQTL
- a CDS encoding NifB/NifX family molybdenum-iron cluster-binding protein, with the translated sequence MTYKIAIATSDKENINLHFGKIKTLAIFEVNEDDGRFKLLENRQIDFSSIPKVEKAEGGCCCDSGFVTALVQIVKDCTYFLVAKIGNRPFRLLQENNINCIEAPYAIAEAINKVNAYYVLHKKREVFVY